From Passer domesticus isolate bPasDom1 chromosome 5, bPasDom1.hap1, whole genome shotgun sequence, the proteins below share one genomic window:
- the SYCE3 gene encoding synaptonemal complex central element protein 3 isoform X1, with translation MYKVTTLKLFCLFLHSAVPSIDGFQKRKLKAILCVTFSVNTKMAESESQEGNYYNRGKMVENFKTDMEELLEEMEKLTVRATWMAYDCVAIQTNPDLSNAMQHLEDVFLMCKEQMEKKWQEVLLESIEMSRSCISNSFPFSREEERTKKFLFSRVYT, from the exons ATGTATAAAGTCACTACACTGAAGCTCTTCTGTCTCTTTCTTCACAGTGCCGTCCCATCCATTGATGGTtttcagaaaaggaaattaaaggcAATACTTTGTGTCACATTTTCGGTGAACACTAAG ATGGCTGAATCAGAATCTCAGGAAGGAAACTATTATAACAGGGGAAAGATGGTGGAGAACTTTAAAACAGATATGGAGGAACTTCTGGAGGAAATGGAAAAACTAACAG TGCGTGCAACCTGGATGGCCTATGACTGCGTGGCCATCCAGACCAACCCAGACCTGTCCAACGCCATGCAGCACTTGGAAGATGTCTTCCTGATGTGCAAAGAGCAGATGGAGAAGAAATGGCAAGAGGTGCTACTGGAATCTATAG AGATGTCAAGAAGCTGTATTTCAAACTCCTTCCCCTTTAGTAGAGAAGAAGAAAGGACTAAGAAATTTCTTTTCAGCAGAGTGTACACATAA
- the STYK1 gene encoding tyrosine-protein kinase STYK1, with protein MAGDAKRFSRMLLECNSNDKLCVVREYQTEVIIVPVLLVGVFVTVLTVILWLHCRGLRAKQEQSAPAETQVTRKNQQEPCSTENHYIQLTERSVESLLNSGSLTLKELEIPREKLLPDTLQLIKLGSYGSIYRGQLETGSSGKTKTVILKALQDPASPQKVKDFLGRIKFHQNLGHHENLVELVGCCVDQLPLYMIMEDVSLGDLLTFLWTCRKDVMAMDGVPYDLTERQVYEVGQQVAAALAYLEEKNLFHGDIAAKNVLLHDNFTAKLCGLGLAYETHTHGASSVTRKVPVKWQAPERLLSKPPTIKADIWSFGILLYEMITLGAPPYPEVPPSDILSYLQKQNIMKQPLSCQQAMYCIMKSCWQWSAAHRPSPAQLLCSLKTAMKTSNGHTVLQVPEPVVPELYADVAGVDVHSLVREYTIL; from the exons ATGGCAGGGGATGCGAAAAGATTCTCACGGATGCTTCTGGAGTGCAATAGCAATGACAAGCTATGTG TTGTACGTGAGTatcagacagaagtgatcattGTCCCAGTTCTCCTGGTGGGAGTTTTTGTCACTGTCCTCACTGTGATCCTTTGGCTCCACTGCCGCGGCCTGcgagcaaagcaggagcaatCAGCACCAGCTGAAACCCAAG TGACAAGAAAGAATCAGCAGGAACCCTGCTCAACAGAGAACCACTACATCCAGCTGACTGAGAGATCTGTGGAGAGCCTGCTAAATTCTGGATCCTTGACTCTGAAAGAATTAGAGATACCACGAGAGAAACTCTTACCAGACACCTTGCAGCTGATAAAACTTGGGAGCTATGGGAGCATCTACAGAGGACAGCTAGAaactgggagctctgggaagaCTAAGACTGTGATATTGAAAGCCTTGCAAG ATCCAGCTAGTCCCCAGAAAGTAAAGGATTTCTTGGGAAGGATTAAATTTCATCAAAATCTTGGCCATCATGAGAACCTGGTTGAATTGGTTGGATGTTGTGTAGACCAGCTCCCACTTTATATGATCATGGAAGATGTGTCTCTTGGTGACCTGTTGACATTTCTGTGGACATGTCGGAAG GATGTaatggcaatggatggtgtccCCTATGACCTCACTGAGAGGCAGGTATATGAGGTTGGACAGCAGGTTGCAGCAGCTCTG GCTTATCTCGAAGAAAAGAACTTGTTCCATGGTGACATTGCTGCCAAGAATGTCCTTCTCCATGACAACTTCACTGCTAAGCTCTGTGGTTTGGGCCTGGCCTATGAAACTCACACACATGGTGCCAGCTCAGTCACACGGAAAGTGCCCGTCAAGTGGCAGGCACCAGAGAGGCTCCTGAGCAAACCCCCTACCATCAAGGCAGACAT aTGGTCTTTTGGAATTCTACTGTATGAAATGATTACATTAG GTGCTCCACCATATCCTGAGGTGCCACCTTCTGACATCTTATCATACCTGCAGAAACAGAATATTATGAAGCAGCCCTTGAGCTGTCAGCAAGCCAT GTACTGCATCATGAAGTCCTGCTGGCAGTGGAGTGCAGCTCACCGgccttccccagcacagctcttgtGCTCCCTGAAAACAGCTATGAAGACCAGCAATGGGCAcacagtgctgcaggtgcctgagCCAGTGGTGCCTGAACTCTATGCTGATGTTGCTGGTGTTGATGTGCATAGCCTGGTGAGGGAATACACAATCCTCTGA
- the SYCE3 gene encoding synaptonemal complex central element protein 3 isoform X3, producing the protein MKRHLEHLASEMAESESQEGNYYNRGKMVENFKTDMEELLEEMEKLTVRATWMAYDCVAIQTNPDLSNAMQHLEDVFLMCKEQMEKKWQEVLLESIEMSRSCISNSFPFSREEERTKKFLFSRVYT; encoded by the exons ATGAAGAGACACTTGGAACACCTAGCGTCCGAG ATGGCTGAATCAGAATCTCAGGAAGGAAACTATTATAACAGGGGAAAGATGGTGGAGAACTTTAAAACAGATATGGAGGAACTTCTGGAGGAAATGGAAAAACTAACAG TGCGTGCAACCTGGATGGCCTATGACTGCGTGGCCATCCAGACCAACCCAGACCTGTCCAACGCCATGCAGCACTTGGAAGATGTCTTCCTGATGTGCAAAGAGCAGATGGAGAAGAAATGGCAAGAGGTGCTACTGGAATCTATAG AGATGTCAAGAAGCTGTATTTCAAACTCCTTCCCCTTTAGTAGAGAAGAAGAAAGGACTAAGAAATTTCTTTTCAGCAGAGTGTACACATAA
- the SYCE3 gene encoding synaptonemal complex central element protein 3 isoform X2, whose product MYKVTTLKLFCLFLHSAVPSIDGFQKRKLKAILCVTFSVNTKMAESESQEGNYYNRGKMVENFKTDMEELLEEMEKLTVRATWMAYDCVAIQTNPDLSNAMQHLEDVFLMCKEQMEKKWQEVLLESIDVFLHLPSEDFFLNQAYGFHFTTH is encoded by the exons ATGTATAAAGTCACTACACTGAAGCTCTTCTGTCTCTTTCTTCACAGTGCCGTCCCATCCATTGATGGTtttcagaaaaggaaattaaaggcAATACTTTGTGTCACATTTTCGGTGAACACTAAG ATGGCTGAATCAGAATCTCAGGAAGGAAACTATTATAACAGGGGAAAGATGGTGGAGAACTTTAAAACAGATATGGAGGAACTTCTGGAGGAAATGGAAAAACTAACAG TGCGTGCAACCTGGATGGCCTATGACTGCGTGGCCATCCAGACCAACCCAGACCTGTCCAACGCCATGCAGCACTTGGAAGATGTCTTCCTGATGTGCAAAGAGCAGATGGAGAAGAAATGGCAAGAGGTGCTACTGGAATCTATAG ACGTATTTCTTCATCTTCCAAGTGAAGATTTCTTCCTCAACCAAGCTTATGGCTTTCACTTCACAACTCATTAA
- the SYCE3 gene encoding synaptonemal complex central element protein 3 isoform X4, whose product MAESESQEGNYYNRGKMVENFKTDMEELLEEMEKLTVRATWMAYDCVAIQTNPDLSNAMQHLEDVFLMCKEQMEKKWQEVLLESIEMSRSCISNSFPFSREEERTKKFLFSRVYT is encoded by the exons ATGGCTGAATCAGAATCTCAGGAAGGAAACTATTATAACAGGGGAAAGATGGTGGAGAACTTTAAAACAGATATGGAGGAACTTCTGGAGGAAATGGAAAAACTAACAG TGCGTGCAACCTGGATGGCCTATGACTGCGTGGCCATCCAGACCAACCCAGACCTGTCCAACGCCATGCAGCACTTGGAAGATGTCTTCCTGATGTGCAAAGAGCAGATGGAGAAGAAATGGCAAGAGGTGCTACTGGAATCTATAG AGATGTCAAGAAGCTGTATTTCAAACTCCTTCCCCTTTAGTAGAGAAGAAGAAAGGACTAAGAAATTTCTTTTCAGCAGAGTGTACACATAA